In the genome of Gammaproteobacteria bacterium, one region contains:
- a CDS encoding anaerobic ribonucleoside-triphosphate reductase activating protein: MSIDAVVRKPVSATCLRVAGFTPFTTIDFPKRLAAVVFLSGCPWRCQYCHNPELIKKGTTDGLLWADVLAYLHERQGWLDGVVFSGGEPTLNPHLPKMMTDVRALGFAVGLHTGGMFPERLKTCLAQVDWIGLDIKALPQNYHRVVGRKRFLDGVWRSLELLVKAKVDFECRTTVIWSLMSTSELLALAELLAAKGVARYAIQMGRLNHCLDEKLQGSMNPLPETWPEIEARLRTLFPKLEIRY, encoded by the coding sequence ATGTCAATTGATGCAGTAGTGCGAAAACCGGTGTCAGCGACATGCCTTCGTGTCGCTGGCTTTACGCCATTTACGACGATAGATTTTCCGAAACGGCTGGCGGCGGTGGTATTTTTGTCGGGGTGCCCGTGGCGTTGTCAGTATTGTCATAATCCCGAATTGATCAAAAAAGGGACAACAGACGGCTTGCTATGGGCAGATGTACTCGCCTACCTGCATGAACGACAAGGATGGTTGGATGGCGTTGTTTTTAGTGGCGGCGAGCCCACGCTGAATCCGCATTTGCCGAAAATGATGACCGATGTGCGAGCTTTGGGATTTGCCGTTGGACTGCATACCGGCGGCATGTTTCCCGAACGGCTGAAAACTTGTCTAGCGCAAGTCGACTGGATTGGGTTGGACATCAAGGCCCTGCCACAAAACTATCATCGGGTCGTCGGGCGAAAACGGTTTTTGGATGGCGTATGGCGAAGCTTGGAATTGTTGGTCAAGGCCAAGGTCGATTTTGAATGCCGGACGACTGTCATTTGGTCTTTGATGAGTACATCGGAACTACTAGCGCTGGCGGAATTACTAGCGGCGAAAGGCGTCGCTCGTTACGCCATTCAGATGGGGCGATTGAACCATTGTTTGGACGAAAAGTTGCAAGGGAGCATGAATCCATTGCCTGAGACCTGGCCGGAGATCGAAGCGCGATTGCGCACACTGTTCCCAAAGCTTGAGATACGCTACTGA
- a CDS encoding U32 family peptidase codes for MLELVCPAGSLPALQAALSAGADAVYVGFRNNTNARAFTGLNFNHKQLEQAVATAHRTHRKVFFAINTYAEAGREHTWHDTIDQAIALGTDALIMADPGLLAYAREKYPDARLHLSVQGSATTPEAINLFVREYGIQRAVLPRVLSLKQVKATAQLANAEIEVFGFGSLCIMAEGRCHLSSWLTGESPNTYGVCSPAKYVQWEETNDGALSTRLNRVLIDNYAPGEEAAYPTLCKGRFEVQGNRYHALEEPTSLNTISLLPELYHANVRAIKIEGRQRSPAYVKEVTRIWRQAIDSLLEHPDDFKVQENWQQNLMRLSEGRMTTLGAYHRSWQ; via the coding sequence ATGCTAGAACTGGTCTGTCCCGCTGGCAGTCTGCCAGCCTTACAGGCAGCGTTATCTGCTGGAGCCGATGCCGTTTATGTCGGTTTCAGGAACAACACCAACGCGCGGGCGTTTACCGGATTAAATTTTAATCACAAGCAGCTGGAACAAGCGGTGGCCACAGCACACCGGACGCACCGAAAAGTATTTTTTGCTATTAACACCTACGCTGAAGCTGGACGCGAACACACCTGGCATGACACCATCGATCAAGCCATCGCCCTAGGCACTGACGCTTTGATTATGGCGGATCCGGGGCTTTTGGCCTATGCGCGCGAAAAATATCCAGACGCACGTCTGCACCTATCCGTCCAAGGGTCTGCCACCACACCAGAAGCGATCAATCTATTTGTACGCGAGTACGGCATTCAGCGGGCTGTTTTACCCCGTGTGCTCAGCCTAAAGCAAGTCAAAGCAACAGCGCAGCTGGCGAACGCCGAAATCGAAGTTTTTGGTTTTGGCAGCCTGTGCATCATGGCCGAAGGGCGTTGTCATCTATCCTCCTGGCTCACCGGCGAAAGCCCCAATACCTATGGTGTTTGTTCACCTGCAAAATATGTCCAATGGGAAGAAACAAACGATGGCGCACTTTCCACTCGCCTCAACCGTGTGCTGATCGATAATTATGCGCCCGGCGAAGAGGCGGCTTACCCGACGCTTTGCAAAGGTCGTTTCGAGGTGCAAGGCAATCGCTATCATGCGCTTGAAGAACCCACAAGCCTAAATACGATCTCCTTGCTCCCTGAGCTTTACCATGCAAATGTCCGTGCGATTAAGATTGAAGGTCGTCAACGAAGCCCTGCGTACGTCAAGGAGGTCACCCGTATCTGGCGGCAAGCAATCGATAGTTTGCTTGAGCACCCTGACGACTTCAAAGTTCAGGAAAACTGGCAACAAAACTTAATGCGATTGTCAGAAGGTCGAATGACCACATTAGGCGCTTATCATCGGAGCTGGCAGTAA
- a CDS encoding ribonucleoside triphosphate reductase: protein MDTRTIGWVIKRNGTHVPFDINKIANAIARAGHATGEFDRSCADRLASQVQERLQASSVERPTVEWIQDRVEETLIDAGFLTTARAYIAYRAQHKALRADCRTVVDVEKSINEYLTRADWRVTANANQGFSLGGLILNSSGKIIANYWLSHVYPPEIGLAHREADIHIHDLDMLSGYCAGWSLRQFLMEGLNGVPDKVEAAPPKHLSSAIGQMVNFLGTLQNEWAGAQAFSSFDTYLAPFVRKDNLSYEAVRQQIQEFIYNLNVPSRWGTQTPFTNVTFDWVCPDDLRDQVPVIAGEEIPFTYGELQPEMDMINRAYIEVMSQGDAKGRVFTFPIPTYNITKDFPWESDNARRLFEMTAKYGLPYFQNFVNSDLEPHMVRSMCCRLQLDLRELLKRGNGLFGSAEQTGSIGVVTLNCARLGYLFKDDFDGLLRRVDALLELARESLEIKRKVIQRWMDRGLYPFTKRYLGTLGNHFSTIGVNGVNEMIRNFSREQYDITDPEGQQLAIRLLEHIRRRMVEFQERTGNLYNLEATPAEGTTYRFAKEDLARFPDIIHAGTKDKPYYTNSTQLPVGYTDDPFVALKMQEPLQRLYTGGTVLHLYMHEKISDWRACMKLVRRALEQFRLPYITVTPTFSVCPKHGYLSGEHEFCPKCDAELLAKLAKQRTIEEVSQ, encoded by the coding sequence ATGGACACGCGTACTATAGGGTGGGTGATCAAGCGGAACGGCACACATGTGCCTTTTGATATCAACAAAATTGCAAATGCCATTGCGCGTGCCGGGCATGCCACAGGCGAATTTGACCGGTCGTGCGCAGATCGTTTGGCATCACAAGTGCAGGAAAGACTTCAGGCCTCAAGCGTTGAGCGACCCACTGTAGAGTGGATTCAGGACCGCGTCGAAGAAACGCTGATTGATGCTGGGTTTTTGACCACAGCGCGTGCCTACATCGCTTATCGGGCGCAGCACAAAGCGTTACGTGCCGACTGTCGCACGGTCGTTGATGTTGAGAAGTCCATTAATGAGTATTTGACCCGTGCCGACTGGCGTGTCACTGCCAATGCCAATCAAGGTTTTTCGCTCGGTGGGCTCATTTTGAACTCATCTGGAAAAATTATTGCCAATTATTGGTTGTCGCATGTGTATCCACCGGAAATTGGGTTGGCACATCGCGAAGCAGATATTCATATTCACGACTTGGACATGCTTTCCGGTTATTGCGCTGGATGGTCGTTGCGACAATTCCTTATGGAAGGGTTAAATGGCGTCCCAGACAAGGTGGAAGCGGCACCGCCGAAGCATTTGTCTTCGGCCATTGGCCAGATGGTCAATTTTCTCGGCACACTGCAGAATGAGTGGGCAGGCGCGCAGGCATTTTCGTCGTTCGACACTTATCTAGCGCCTTTTGTTCGCAAGGACAATTTGAGCTATGAGGCGGTGCGACAGCAGATTCAGGAGTTTATTTACAATCTTAACGTTCCCTCCCGTTGGGGCACCCAAACACCTTTTACGAATGTCACGTTCGACTGGGTCTGTCCCGACGACTTGCGCGATCAGGTCCCTGTCATTGCAGGCGAAGAGATACCTTTTACTTACGGCGAGTTACAGCCAGAAATGGACATGATTAATCGCGCCTATATTGAGGTGATGAGTCAAGGGGATGCCAAAGGGCGCGTATTTACCTTTCCAATTCCAACCTACAACATCACCAAGGATTTTCCTTGGGAATCCGATAATGCGCGTCGGCTTTTCGAGATGACTGCCAAATATGGGCTGCCGTATTTTCAGAACTTCGTGAATTCGGATCTGGAACCGCATATGGTGCGTTCCATGTGCTGTCGTTTGCAACTGGACCTTCGAGAATTGTTAAAGCGTGGTAACGGGTTGTTCGGTTCGGCCGAGCAGACTGGTTCTATCGGTGTTGTGACGCTCAACTGTGCTCGACTGGGCTACTTGTTTAAAGACGACTTTGATGGCCTATTAAGACGCGTGGATGCACTTTTGGAATTGGCGCGTGAGTCGCTTGAGATAAAGCGTAAGGTCATTCAGCGTTGGATGGACCGTGGTCTGTATCCGTTCACTAAGCGCTATCTGGGCACGCTTGGTAATCATTTTTCGACCATCGGCGTGAATGGTGTGAATGAAATGATTCGTAACTTCAGTCGTGAGCAATACGATATTACCGATCCGGAGGGTCAACAACTGGCCATTCGATTGTTGGAGCATATCCGACGCAGGATGGTCGAGTTCCAAGAACGAACAGGCAACCTATATAACCTAGAAGCAACGCCTGCTGAGGGCACGACGTACCGTTTCGCTAAGGAAGATCTGGCACGCTTCCCAGATATCATTCATGCTGGCACCAAGGATAAACCTTATTACACTAACTCGACTCAATTGCCGGTGGGATATACGGATGACCCGTTCGTGGCGCTAAAAATGCAAGAGCCTTTGCAACGCCTGTATACCGGCGGCACTGTGCTGCACCTCTACATGCATGAAAAAATTTCTGACTGGCGCGCGTGCATGAAATTGGTGCGACGGGCACTTGAGCAATTTCGGTTGCCATATATCACCGTGACACCGACATTTTCCGTGTGCCCCAAACACGGCTATTTGTCTGGCGAGCACGAGTTCTGCCCGAAGTGTGACGCAGAATTGCTCGCAAAATTAGCAAAACAACGAACCATAGAGGAGGTGAGCCAATGA